aacacacacacacacacacacacacacacacacacacacacacacacactcttcaagCAACTCTGACTTGTTTCATACACGCAGACAAAGTCACACTCTTATACAATAAACAACTGTCCCGGCAGCTCCCTCACACAGCAACGCACTCAAATTGCTGTTCAGGTGTAAGCCCTAATAAACACCCAATGCTTTGAGTACatgtccacacacaaacacctttcAGACACACCTGACATTGGAGGAAGCTGTCTTGCCATCTGTTTTGTGGCCAGTGCAGCAGTTTCACCAAAACAGCCGGTATTACAAGATTTCACAAATTTTACAATTTACAAAGGTGTAAAATCTGAaaactgcagcagcaacaaaaataatttaagaCGGTGTTGTTTGCCTTGAGAAGAGTTTGTATTCCAGTTTGCCAGCTCTCGTCCCTGGAGTTTGAGGCCAGTTAGGCCCTCACGCAGAGGTTTTAGCTAACCTGTTGATGAAGTTGACTATATTGGCACACGAAATTTAGAAATCCATAACAACCCCCAGCTGGAGGCATGAGAAGCCACTGGAGAGGAGTCAGGTCTTTCTCTAATGTAGTGCTGCTTGGTTATCTGCGGAGCTTCTCTCCACTCCGTCTCCCAGTGCCTGCTGAGCTTAACTCTGCTTCTGACAGTAGCAGACGTCACTCTCCCACAAAGAGGATTGGGAGCATTAGTACAACGGGGTGGGGTGAGATGGGCGTGTAGGGTGGAGTGAGGCAGTAGGGCTGAGGGAGAGAAGGATAACACTCGAACACACTTTCCCCTCTGAGGATTACCAGAGTGTAGAGGTGTGAGGGttttttcctgtctttttttcccgCAAAGCTCAAGGAGACAGAACTGTGAATGAGACAAAGGTCAAATCCCAGAATGCTCTTACGCTGCCAGCGTTGCTCATttgacaaagacagacagaaacgaGACATATaaaagtgtctgtgtgcataaagaaaagcagaacatgtTGGAATTGATCCTTCAGACGGAAATAATTAAGAGTGGCTTTGGAGAATACTGTTGGTTTGATTGATTTGTAACAGCAGTCAGAATGTATTTCCACAATTCTAAACTGTCTTTTTCAGTTCATTGTTTGGTCCAGTATTCAATGTGAGTGTCGTGAACAACAAACCTTTGGATTAAACTGAGACAGGAGAGCCACTTTGTTCCCTGGGCCCTCGACACCATCATCTGCAggtgactgactgactgcttGTGACAGTTACTGAGGGATTGAACCAGAAAAGCCTCTTATccagtctctttctctctctctctcttattctctccctccctccctccctcccacccactGGTTGCTGAAAATTAAGCTACATCCGCTTCACAAAACACCATGCTACTTtctgaacaaaaagaaaaagagtaggTGAAATTTGTGAAAAAAtaggtttattaaaaaaaaaagaaacgtgtatttatttgtttatttgactcGGACAGTGTACAGCTTCTTAGCTGTGCCAGAGTTCGCTATAAGCTAATTAACAACTGTAGACTTTGGGCAGGAAAGAAGATTAACactgtataaaaaaagacaattacaaGATAGTTCATATACAACAAGATTTGGCAACATTAAGTGACATCAAGTGTTTGCGTTTATTCCTGACGGGTTGCTTTTAGCCGTGATTTCCAATCAGTAAAGCTGCAGCACTCTTATATAACTTGGTACTGAGCTCCAAAAGTATTTTTATCTAATAGAGAAGGCTGATCTGCTAAACTCTTGCCTCTGTTGGTCGTCCTTGCTCCTATTATCTTTGATATGAACTTTCAATAAGGCACTAAACTAGCACCATAATTCATCTATGACTTGATGTATAACAAGTATAGAAACAATCTCAACACATTGTATTTATGAAAATCAATCAAATATCGATTTTTCACAAAATATGGAAGTctaggaggagaggaaaggcaAATCTTTGACATCTGCAGCAAGGGAACCGTTTCTTTAGAATTAGCCACCTGAgggaaaggtaaaaaaaaatgtcaatgttttattaaaatgtcataactCCCATGTTTGGTCATTTTAGCAGAAGGAAATCCTACCGAGCCTCTCCACTAGTTTGGGCTGGTGATATTTGAGGGCGTCGTAGAAGGCTGCTTTGACCTCTTCTCCTCCTGAACGTAATGCCCTTTGATAAAGCACTCTCATTTTTTCCTGGCTAGTTGCTTTCCCAAGAATCAATGAGTAGGTTTCCCTGTGAACCAAGTCTCCGAGATGGTCTGTTATTGCCATGACCTCGGTCACGTTTTGAATCAACTTTGCCCTGTTGTCATCAACAAACGTTGctgttttaaaatacaaaagaagGAAAGCATGCACATGAAACGCACAATTCAATCATTAATGAGGCGCCATGTGATTGAAATGATACATGTCAATATCATGCTAATTTTAGATCTTTATTTACACACAGGCAATATCAATACAGTAACAACAATACTCACCTTTGtctgtagtacttgtagtagaaATTCTGACAGAATCctgttggcaaaaaaaaagaagctctctgTCTATATTGTGAAATCTATTTTAATGTATCACACGCTAGTTTCAGAATCCAAATCCAAAACAGcgggtttgtttttgtttgtttctttatgaGTAAATGACGTGTGGTATAGTATGATaacacatttccccctggggatgaataaagtatctatctatctaagaTAATAAACCACAGTCCATTTGcatcaaaataatatttatttaaattaatgataaatattgttaacacaaaacaatattccTGTTCTCTCGTCTGTTGATTGTATTTTAGGTTTGTCTTTGgctaaatgtttttgttctctcttctcaagactacctggttaaataaagttaCTTATTAGTTACTCAtgggtttgtttttaacttCCTGTGAGGTAATGGTCAAAAGGCATTTAGCATACCTGTATTGGAGACCGTTCAGTTTTTGTTAATATGACATTGTCCACAGTAGCAATTGACTCTGACTGTTctgaaaaagagaagaatatATCGGGGTTCATTCAGGAAAGTTAGagatcatttattatattaaaactCCCCTTGACTCACAAACAGTATTGACAAATCTACCTGGTGGCTGAAGAGGAACATTGAGAGCCAAcgttgtgtttgattgacatttgGTTGGTGACTTCTGAAGGAAAACAGGGagaaaatatgatgcattaaaGAAATCGATAGACCAGCCAGAAGTGTTACTCTGCATTATAAATTAGGATTAATCTGCACTATATTTAAAATCCTGAAATTATACTGATTAGTTGTACCAGTGTTGTCAACACATGACCGACCGCATCATGAATTCCCTCCTTGTTCTTTGAGAACACATTCTCAGTGACTGCAAGGCAAtctgaaacagaagaaaagtttaattttaaatatgGATCTGTCAAGCTAGTCGACAAAAGGCTAATTGGATTTAAGCATATTGTTCAGACTAGAAAATGTTATAAAATTGTGATAATGATGAACATGTACTTTTGAAGGTGGGCCTCTCTGAGGGACTGCCATCCCAGCACTTCTTCATGAGGTCAACCAGTTCTTTCAACCCTTCTTCTCTCATCTGGTCAATTTTCTCACACTTAGGTCTGTCCCCAACAGGGATCTTCAGTTCCACAAGAGCAAATGCAGCGCCTACAGTGCATGTGATACAAGGAAGACATGCATGCTAACTTACACGCATAACATATTGTGTAAACTGGACATATACGGTGTATAAAGGGCTGAGTTATGTTGTGAGGGAAAAGATGATACATGTGTTGGTAGGATGGGATTTCATTGCATAAAAGATTGGAATCCTAAatgtcaacaaaagaaaaacaatgggGTGGAAAATGATGGGACAATAAAACAGATTATACCTACTTGGATATGGCTCTTTACCAGTGATAATGGACCAAAGCAGGATACCATAGCTGAATAGAGATGAAGAGAATTTCAGTAACATGTTAATGCTGTTAAGATTTTTCCCATACTGAGTAGAATTATTTGTTAATGTTATGTCTCACCTGTATACGTCAAAAGAACGGACAGGTTCATATGATACTTCAAAAGCCTCAGGAGGCATGTACTTGTATGAACCTTCGATCCCCCTCATTATTTCTCTGTTGCTGTTCAAAGCACTGGTGGAAACTCTGGACAGACCAAAGTCTGCTAGCTGCAGAAAGAAGGGACACATAATATCAAATAAACGATTAAATCAGCCTCACAGTTGACTTAAACTTAAGAGTTGAGGTCGAAGGCACTCTACCTTGGCGTTAAGATCGACATTCAGCAGTACATTACTTGGCTTTAGGTCGTGGTGCATAAGTTTCCGTGAATGGAGGAAGTTCATGCCGACAGCCACTTGATGGGCCAAGCGGCAGACCAGGGGCCACAGTGGAGGGCCAGAGAGGTCCTTCTGCAGGGACTCAACAGATCCTGTTTCCATGAACTCCATCACTAACCCCTGTTGTGTGGATGTCCCTCCAGGCGGACATCCCTGATAGATTCCATGAAGTCTCAGCACAAACTCACAGGAAGCCTGATGCATACGATTAGCCTCGTCACACAGTGGCATGAAGTGGCTGCAATGAGGCCGAAAGGAGTAGAGAGAAAGCAAAAGAGTGCCTTGAACTACTATTTTGACACGTGCATATATCGTTTAAAAGTTTAAGTTACAGAAACATTGCAGATATTTCCATTTACCAAACACCATCACGGAGTATCTTAATGGCCACGTCAACGCCCCAGTCCTTGTGCCTGGCCTTGTAGACATGACCGAAGCCCCCATGGCCGACTGACTCCCATTTCTCCAAGCTTTCGTTAACAACTGGCTCAGTCTTGTGGATCAACAGCTCCATCTCCTGCTGGATTCAGGTAGAACAACTACAACCCCACATCTATTACAACATATGGAAATAAGTATAGAGATCTTGCTAAATATAAATGAAGTGGTTCAATGACTGCttagatgtttgtttgtgttgtaatTACAGTGCCGTCGCTTTTAAACACGGACATGAGAGCAACGGCAGCTTTTGCTTGTAAAGACACGTACAAACAGGTTCCACTAACATGTCCCTTGTTTGTTCTGGATACTTTGTCCAAAAGCTGGCTTCTACTCACCACGGTGCTCCTCAACTTTTCTCCACATGAAGATCCAAGAGAATATTCTGCTCTCGTTCCTCAGTGATGGCTGTGGGAAACATGAAGAGGTTCGCTTTCTGCGCCCTCTCTGCAGCCTGATGCTGAACTTGAGGGGAGGAGTTTAAACTGAAAATGatgtacactgtaaaaaaaaaaactgtcaaatatacggTAAAATACCGGCAGCTGAGTTGCCAGTACTTTaccgtaaaaaataaagtgacacgTATAATACATTACggtgtttttgtaaaaacagcagttctaccgtaaacttaattaaagtatttgtcagtgaaaaatacggtataactgtataatatattacgGTACTTTATTGAAAAGTTAACGGTGAATTACCGGCAGCTGAGTTGCCAGTACTTTaccgtaaaaaataaagtgacacgTATAATACATTACggtatgtttttgtaaaaacagcagttcTACCGTAAacctaattaaagtatttgtcagtgaaaaatacggtataactgtataatatattacgGTACTTTATTAAAAAGTTAACGGTGAATTACCGGCAGCTGAGTTGCCAGTACTTTaccgtaaaaaataaagtgacacgTATAATACATTACggtatgtttttgtaaaaacagcagttcTACCGTAAacctaattaaagtatttgtcagtgaaaaatactgtataactgtataatatattacggtattttattaaaaagttaACGGTGAATTACCGGCAGCTGAGTTGCCAGTACTTTACCGttaaaaataaagtgacacgTATAACACATTACggtatgtttttgtaaaaacagcagttcTACCATAAacctaattaaagtatttgtcagtgaaaaatacagtataactgtataatatattatggtACTTTATTGAAAAGTTAACGGTGAATTACCGGCAGCTGAGTTGCCAGTACTTTaccgtaaaaaataaagtgacaccATAAAATACATTACGATATGTTTAGTAAAAACAGCATTCTACTGTAAACCCAATTACAGACTCAGAGATAAACACAGTACAACTGTATGAGTTACGGTATTTTATTACATGAAGTTTATCGTTGATAAACCTTAAGAAACTAACATTCTCTGTGAAAAAAACAGGTTGAACTGATCCAataacatgtactgtatactcaCAAAGCATTGTGGAGATCTTGAAGAAAcagcatgtggacatgaaggATAATCcatgaataaacatgaaaagaTTAGCCACTTGCCCTAAGTTCATCAAGAGCAATGAGTCGCTGAGTCCAGACTTGACTGAAGAGGGCACCCAACATGGTAGTCTCACACGGACAGAAAGTTCAGGAAGTTCTGCTTGAAGACTCGTATGTGGACCATCAGGTCATCCTCACTGCAGCCAAAAAACGAAGCAAAGGCAAAGTTAGATTGATGCAGTGCTTGAGCATTATGCCTAAACAGATGAACATTCACTGCCTTCTGGTGTTAAACTGAGCTCCAATGATAAAGTCACCTTTATAgttattcaaaatgaataagTCAGGTTGAATGTTAAATAAGGACACATTTTAGCATAACAGCATTAtcaaaatgtgttcaatgtagatTACAGTAGTATGTATCCTGTTGTGGATTTGAATAACTGAAATACTCAGTGTATAATAGCTAATATATCTGCCTCCGCCATTCAGTTTGATTTTTGTTAATGAGGAGACCCAGTCCGATGGCAAACAATGCCCTCCTTCATTTACCATTAAATTAATAGTACGGAACACCTGTGTGCAAAGACACAGTTGCAAACctacgctcctgtaggtacatgctgtacaacatcaggagaatacgacctcttctcactcagaaggcggcacaggttctggtccaggctctggtcatctcacggctagactactgtaactcctccttcaggtctacctgctaatgccattcgacctctacagctcatccagaatgcagctgctcgactggtcttcaacctcccgaaatttacccacactactccgcgaccttcactggttaccggtggccgcccgcatccacttcaaaacattggtacttgcgtaccgtgctgcgaacagatcaggtccggtctacatccaggacatggtctaacctcacaccccacctcgttcacttggctcggcttctgccaatcggcttgtagctccttcacttcgagctaaacactctacgaagtcacgactgtttgctgtgctggctcctcattggtggaacgagctccccattgacatcaggacagcagaaagtctctacatcttccgtcgcaaactaaaaaaacacatatttttcgactacattacattacatgtcatttagctgacgcttttatccaaagcgacttacaataagtacattaaaccatgagtccaaactcagaacaacaagaatcaagcaagtacaatttcttcaataacatcaaactacagagtactatccgtaagtgccatttaagtgctactaaagtgccaaactacaaagtgctatcggtaagggacatttaagtgctactagagtgctactacggctctaccttccctattcaaggtatagtcgtgattttgttgagtgtttagctcgaattgaaggagctacaagccgattggcagaagccgagtgaagtgaacgagctggggtgtacggtttgaccatgtcctggatgtagaccggacccgttctgttcacagcacggtacgcaagtaccaatgttttgaagcggatgcgggcggccaccggtaaccagtgaaggtcgcggagtagtgtgggtaaatttcgggaggttaaagaccagtcgagcagctgcattctggatgagctgtagaggtcgaatgtcattagcaggtagacctgccaggagggagttgcaatagtctagccttgaaatgaccagagcctggaccagaacctgtgccgccttctgagtgagaaggggtcgtattctcctgatgttgtacagcatgtacctacaggagcgtgttgttgcggtaatgttggcagtcagagagagttgactgtcgagtgtcacaccgaggttcctgg
Above is a genomic segment from Cyclopterus lumpus isolate fCycLum1 chromosome 6, fCycLum1.pri, whole genome shotgun sequence containing:
- the LOC117732832 gene encoding receptor-interacting serine/threonine-protein kinase 3-like isoform X1, which produces MELLIHKTEPVVNESLEKWESVGHGGFGHVYKARHKDWGVDVAIKILRDGVCHFMPLCDEANRMHQASCEFVLRLHGIYQGCPPGGTSTQQGLVMEFMETGSVESLQKDLSGPPLWPLVCRLAHQVAVGMNFLHSRKLMHHDLKPSNVLLNVDLNAKLADFGLSRVSTSALNSNREIMRGIEGSYKYMPPEAFEVSYEPVRSFDVYSYGILLWSIITGKEPYPSAAFALVELKIPVGDRPKCEKIDQMREEGLKELVDLMKKCWDGSPSERPTFKNCLAVTENVFSKNKEGIHDAVGHVLTTLKSPTKCQSNTTLALNVPLQPPEQSESIATVDNVILTKTERSPIQDSVRISTTSTTDKATFVDDNRAKLIQNVTEVMAITDHLGDLVHRETYSLILGKATSQEKMRVLYQRALRSGGEEVKAAFYDALKYHQPKLVERLGG
- the LOC117732832 gene encoding receptor-interacting serine/threonine-protein kinase 3-like isoform X2, translated to MELLIHKTEPVVNESLEKWESVGHGGFGHVYKARHKDWGVDVAIKILRDGVCHFMPLCDEANRMHQASCEFVLRLHGIYQGCPPGGTSTQQGLVMEFMETGSVESLQKDLSGPPLWPLVCRLAHQVAVGMNFLHSRKLMHHDLKPSNVLLNVDLNAKLADFGLSRVSTSALNSNREIMRGIEGSYKYMPPEAFEVSYEPVRSFDVYSYGILLWSIITGKEPYPSAAFALVELKIPVGDRPKCEKIDQMREEGLKELVDLMKKCWDGSPSERPTFKNCLAVTENVFSKNKEGIHDAVGHVLTTLKSPTKCQSNTTLALNVPLQPPEQSESIATVDNVILTKTERSPIQDSVRISTTSTTDKGQS